From Streptomyces griseorubiginosus, one genomic window encodes:
- a CDS encoding DUF6257 family protein, with the protein MADDLTFRDFTRGEKLRLVALHARMAKRGLAGDTVDLSDLKRKVERIEKTAERRKNGK; encoded by the coding sequence ATGGCCGATGACCTCACCTTCCGTGACTTCACCCGCGGCGAGAAGCTCCGCCTGGTCGCCCTGCACGCGCGGATGGCCAAGCGCGGACTGGCTGGCGACACCGTCGACCTGAGCGACCTGAAACGCAAGGTCGAGCGCATCGAGAAGACCGCTGAGCGCCGCAAGAACGGCAAGTAG
- a CDS encoding FtsK/SpoIIIE domain-containing protein, translating to MTENVVQLYKDTQDAQDSDTVPSVLTETIIDVIQDAEPRPVDPPAEQEPAGTWIAERQAYLADAPPVVPAALRRWDVFKDTVRWAASYYGHVTGFHALRAPVYLGRLLLRSPRGAGRLIVRWGKWVADTEARPVEAKAAASADIEAWLSLSREHSRRVRPRRIASIVIATTTGITTLVSSFLVPGWTLAAAIAATALVGTAGKKGDRPLITRYVATNVLRRLDSTEVFDALAAIGIEGKKGRRGVEFAAEVMRDGPGWRAEVDLPPGIEATAVLEKRAALAAAMRRPISTVWPEADRTAHPGRLVLWVASRDPAKAGRKLWPLMKDGQADVYEPLPYGFDPRGNLVEITLMYSNLLVGGIPGSGKTSCALAIVLGVALDPTAELWIYELKGSGDLDSVKPVCHRYVSGDEDEDLEAALAGMRSGIAEYQRRAAFIRSLPASEVPEGRKVTRALAEKYPEQNLGPRVIVIDEVQELFTHDDYKDEAAALATRLIKKARAYGIILILLTQNPDAPSLPSSVSSSVGTRLCLAVMDWRANNNVLGTGAYDRGLRATDISIDEQGTGILARGREGTTVRAAFIKQTEADDIAKRALALRIAAGTLTGQSVGAVVEEQDVETVVDHLRAIWPDGIESVHSHRLVEALARYRADLYAPWTEMDTAAASTALSAALKPFKVSTRQITIRECCGGAKGLRWVDIAPSEESE from the coding sequence ATGACCGAGAACGTCGTACAGCTCTACAAGGACACCCAGGACGCCCAGGACAGCGACACCGTCCCCAGCGTCCTGACCGAGACCATCATCGACGTCATCCAGGACGCCGAGCCCCGCCCCGTCGACCCGCCCGCCGAGCAGGAGCCCGCCGGCACCTGGATCGCCGAGCGGCAGGCCTACCTCGCGGACGCGCCGCCCGTCGTCCCCGCCGCCCTGCGACGCTGGGACGTCTTCAAGGACACCGTCCGCTGGGCAGCGTCCTACTACGGCCACGTCACCGGCTTCCACGCCCTCCGCGCCCCCGTCTACCTCGGCCGTCTCCTGCTGCGCTCCCCGCGCGGCGCCGGACGGCTCATCGTCCGCTGGGGCAAGTGGGTCGCCGACACCGAGGCCCGCCCCGTCGAGGCCAAGGCCGCCGCGTCCGCCGACATCGAGGCGTGGCTGTCCCTGTCCCGCGAGCACTCCCGCCGAGTCCGCCCGCGCCGCATCGCCTCGATCGTCATCGCCACCACCACCGGCATCACCACCCTCGTCAGCTCGTTCCTGGTGCCCGGCTGGACCCTCGCCGCCGCGATCGCCGCGACCGCCCTGGTCGGCACCGCCGGGAAGAAGGGCGACAGGCCGCTGATCACCCGCTACGTCGCCACCAACGTCCTGCGCCGCCTCGACTCCACCGAGGTCTTCGACGCGCTCGCCGCGATCGGCATCGAGGGCAAGAAGGGCCGCCGCGGTGTCGAGTTCGCCGCCGAGGTCATGCGCGACGGCCCCGGCTGGCGCGCCGAGGTCGACCTGCCCCCGGGCATCGAGGCCACCGCCGTCCTGGAGAAGCGGGCCGCCCTCGCCGCCGCCATGCGACGCCCCATCAGCACCGTGTGGCCCGAGGCCGACCGCACCGCCCACCCCGGCCGCCTCGTCCTGTGGGTCGCCAGCCGCGACCCCGCGAAGGCCGGCCGGAAGCTGTGGCCGCTCATGAAGGACGGCCAGGCCGACGTGTACGAGCCCCTGCCCTACGGCTTCGACCCGCGCGGCAACCTCGTCGAGATCACCCTCATGTACTCCAACCTGCTGGTCGGAGGCATCCCCGGCTCCGGCAAGACGTCCTGCGCCCTCGCCATCGTCCTCGGCGTCGCCCTCGACCCCACCGCCGAACTGTGGATCTACGAACTCAAGGGATCCGGCGACCTCGACTCCGTCAAGCCCGTCTGCCACCGGTACGTCTCCGGCGACGAGGACGAGGACCTCGAGGCCGCCCTCGCCGGCATGCGCTCCGGGATCGCCGAGTACCAGCGCCGTGCCGCGTTCATCCGCTCCCTGCCCGCCAGCGAGGTCCCCGAGGGCCGCAAGGTCACCCGCGCGCTCGCCGAGAAGTACCCCGAGCAGAACCTCGGACCGCGCGTCATCGTCATCGACGAGGTCCAGGAGCTGTTCACCCACGACGACTACAAGGACGAGGCCGCCGCCCTGGCCACCCGCCTCATCAAGAAGGCCCGCGCCTACGGCATCATCCTCATCCTGCTCACCCAGAACCCCGACGCCCCGTCCCTGCCGTCCTCCGTCTCCAGCTCGGTCGGCACCCGCCTGTGCCTGGCCGTCATGGACTGGCGGGCCAACAACAACGTGCTGGGCACCGGCGCCTACGACCGCGGTCTGCGCGCCACGGACATCAGCATCGACGAGCAGGGCACCGGCATCCTCGCCCGCGGCCGCGAAGGCACCACCGTGCGCGCCGCGTTCATCAAGCAGACCGAGGCCGATGACATCGCCAAGCGGGCCCTGGCCCTGCGCATCGCCGCTGGCACCCTCACCGGACAGTCCGTCGGGGCCGTCGTCGAGGAACAGGACGTCGAGACCGTTGTCGACCACCTCCGTGCGATCTGGCCCGACGGCATCGAGTCGGTGCACTCCCACCGCCTCGTCGAAGCCCTCGCCCGCTACCGCGCCGACCTGTACGCCCCGTGGACCGAGATGGACACGGCCGCCGCCTCGACGGCCCTGTCCGCCGCGCTGAAGCCCTTCAAGGTCTCGACCCGGCAGATCACCATCCGGGAGTGCTGCGGGGGCGCCAAGGGCCTGCGCTGGGTGGACATCGCGCCCTCCGAGGAGAGCGAGTAG
- a CDS encoding HNH endonuclease, producing the protein MAKNPRNGRPYRRLVAQQKAMGLPCWICGHDIPANVDGRRHPFAFTLDHEQPLSKGGDLLDPANARSAHRRCNSARGNRPTVKPSRQKPALRW; encoded by the coding sequence GTGGCCAAGAACCCGCGCAACGGGCGCCCCTACCGCAGACTCGTCGCCCAGCAGAAGGCCATGGGCCTGCCCTGCTGGATCTGCGGCCACGACATCCCCGCCAACGTCGACGGCCGTCGCCACCCCTTCGCCTTCACCCTCGACCACGAGCAGCCCCTGTCGAAGGGCGGCGACCTCCTCGACCCCGCCAACGCCCGCTCAGCGCACCGACGGTGCAACAGCGCGCGCGGCAACCGGCCCACCGTCAAGCCCAGCCGACAGAAGCCCGCACTGAGGTGGTG